In Streptomyces chartreusis NRRL 3882, the following are encoded in one genomic region:
- a CDS encoding N-methyltransferase, which produces MTTHNDDVDWDRWPVADYLRENYREVHPADTAVIAHHSAFYRRFRPGAIARSVEFGAGPNLYPLILASAVSRRIDAVEAGAGNVAYLQDQICHRLDASWLPFHALCRRLNPDVPATLAGALAPVNVVHADVRTLRPGSYELASMHFVAEGATEDFAEFADFCRTFVRTVEPGGHLVAAFMENMPTYRIGPASRWPGCPVDPATVTEVFTPLTSDLDVTHIDTDPTLPDYGDSGMVLLTGVAEAV; this is translated from the coding sequence ATGACGACGCACAACGACGACGTGGACTGGGACCGCTGGCCGGTCGCCGACTATCTCCGCGAGAACTACCGCGAGGTGCATCCCGCGGACACGGCGGTCATCGCGCACCACAGCGCCTTCTACCGTCGCTTCCGTCCCGGCGCCATCGCCCGCTCGGTGGAGTTCGGGGCGGGTCCCAATCTCTACCCGCTGATCCTCGCGTCCGCCGTGAGCCGCAGGATCGACGCCGTGGAGGCGGGCGCGGGCAACGTCGCCTACCTCCAGGACCAGATCTGTCACCGCCTCGACGCGAGCTGGCTGCCCTTCCACGCGCTGTGCCGGCGGCTCAACCCGGATGTGCCGGCGACCCTGGCCGGGGCGCTGGCGCCGGTGAACGTCGTGCACGCCGACGTCCGGACCCTGCGACCCGGCTCGTACGAACTCGCCTCGATGCACTTCGTCGCCGAGGGCGCGACGGAGGACTTCGCCGAGTTCGCCGACTTCTGCCGCACCTTCGTCCGCACGGTCGAGCCGGGCGGCCACCTGGTCGCCGCGTTCATGGAGAACATGCCGACGTACCGCATCGGCCCGGCGTCCCGCTGGCCCGGCTGCCCGGTCGACCCGGCGACCGTGACCGAGGTCTTCACCCCTCTGACCAGCGACCTGGACGTCACTCACATCGACACCGACCCGACCCTGCCGGACTACGGCGACTCCGGGATGGTGCTGCTGACGGGGGTGGCGGAGGCGGTCTGA
- a CDS encoding chaplin, translating to MKRVTRNGVIAVAAASGAMALTVPAYAGSGAEGSAAGSPGVVSGNTVQLPVHVPVNVCGNTVNVVGLLNPAVGNSCANKDDGRAGRTGKPGGAAAEGSAKGSPGVVSGNGVHLPVDLPVNVTGNSVNVVGVGNASTGNESSNTPGDRPVRPHHPPKPVPKPPTPPRPHPAPEPAAHTAPHATGALAHTGADHALQTVAASAALVLGGVVLRRRFRPGTDD from the coding sequence ATGAAACGGGTTACCCGAAACGGTGTGATCGCCGTCGCCGCCGCCTCGGGCGCGATGGCCTTGACCGTCCCCGCGTACGCCGGATCCGGAGCGGAGGGCTCGGCGGCCGGTTCGCCGGGGGTGGTCTCCGGCAACACCGTCCAGCTGCCGGTGCACGTCCCGGTGAACGTGTGCGGGAACACCGTGAACGTGGTGGGGCTCCTCAATCCCGCCGTCGGCAACAGTTGCGCGAACAAGGACGACGGGCGGGCCGGCCGGACCGGCAAGCCCGGCGGCGCGGCCGCCGAAGGCAGCGCGAAGGGTTCACCGGGCGTGGTCTCCGGCAACGGCGTCCACCTGCCCGTCGACCTGCCGGTCAACGTCACCGGCAACAGCGTGAACGTGGTCGGCGTCGGCAACGCCTCGACCGGCAACGAGTCCTCGAACACCCCCGGCGACCGCCCGGTCCGCCCCCACCACCCACCGAAGCCGGTCCCGAAGCCGCCGACCCCGCCTCGGCCGCACCCCGCCCCCGAGCCGGCCGCGCACACCGCCCCCCACGCCACCGGCGCCCTGGCCCACACGGGCGCGGACCACGCCCTCCAGACCGTCGCGGCGAGCGCGGCACTGGTGCTGGGGGGAGTCGTCCTGCGCCGCCGGTTCCGCCCGGGGACGGACGACTGA
- a CDS encoding alpha/beta hydrolase, with the protein MLAKLSMRPWVRRCAVPCAAGLALLGAGLPAADDPVPGLARFYDQKVKWSACEGEDMPKDLQCGKVTVPLDYARPGEGTLDLALARYRATGRSRGSVLLNFGGPGGQGVGQLAVAGKDFMGLTNGYDVVGFDPRGVGRSSPVSCGNASDDPLAATDGVAAVADPQAVLAKLRRAAAECAEHSGPVLPHIGTVNAARDLDVMRDALGDGKLNYLGFSYGSRLGAVYAAQFPDKVGRMVLDGVDTLTEPLSEQGVVSAQGQQTALENFLAWCTEDIACPFGQNPREAREHVVEVVESLDRDPVPTDFGEAFSGQDFAGALAQGLFSRELWPSLQRAVAQLLEDGDTSRLEAFASGGVAHPPWRAAHRGLTDPQDVPLDNLPAALMAVNCADDPDRPAAEQVGRDLGRLRARYERASPVFGRYRLTQVLMCYGRPKGTDFIREEVKDLDTPKMLLVGTRGDPATPYRWTVETAERLGSSAVVLDNRGEGHTGYGSSKCVHRKVDAFLLYGTLPPDGSSCGSDHDTE; encoded by the coding sequence ATGCTGGCCAAGCTGTCCATGCGCCCCTGGGTGAGGCGCTGCGCGGTCCCCTGTGCGGCCGGGCTGGCCCTGCTGGGCGCGGGGCTGCCGGCCGCGGACGACCCCGTGCCGGGCCTGGCGCGCTTCTACGACCAGAAGGTCAAGTGGTCGGCGTGCGAGGGCGAGGACATGCCGAAGGACCTCCAGTGCGGCAAGGTCACCGTCCCCCTCGACTACGCCCGCCCCGGGGAAGGGACGCTCGATCTCGCCCTGGCCCGCTACCGGGCCACAGGCAGGTCGCGGGGCTCGGTGCTGCTGAACTTCGGCGGCCCGGGCGGTCAGGGCGTGGGTCAACTCGCCGTGGCCGGCAAGGACTTCATGGGCCTGACGAACGGCTACGACGTGGTCGGCTTCGACCCCCGGGGAGTCGGCCGCTCCTCGCCGGTCAGCTGCGGCAACGCCTCGGACGACCCACTGGCCGCGACGGACGGCGTCGCGGCCGTGGCCGATCCGCAGGCCGTACTCGCAAAGCTGCGCCGCGCGGCGGCCGAGTGCGCCGAGCACTCGGGCCCCGTCCTGCCCCACATCGGCACGGTGAACGCCGCCCGCGACCTGGACGTCATGCGCGACGCACTCGGCGACGGCAAGCTCAACTACCTGGGCTTCTCCTACGGCAGCCGGCTCGGCGCGGTGTACGCGGCCCAGTTCCCCGACAAGGTCGGCAGGATGGTGCTGGACGGCGTCGACACCCTCACCGAGCCGCTGTCCGAGCAGGGTGTGGTGAGCGCACAGGGGCAGCAGACCGCGCTGGAGAACTTCCTCGCCTGGTGCACGGAGGACATCGCCTGCCCGTTCGGACAGAACCCGCGCGAGGCCAGGGAGCACGTCGTCGAGGTGGTCGAGTCGCTCGACCGGGACCCGGTGCCGACCGACTTCGGCGAGGCGTTCTCCGGCCAGGACTTCGCGGGCGCCCTCGCGCAGGGGCTGTTCAGCAGGGAGCTGTGGCCCTCGCTGCAGCGGGCCGTCGCGCAGCTGCTCGAGGACGGCGACACCAGCCGCCTGGAGGCCTTCGCGTCCGGGGGTGTCGCCCACCCGCCGTGGCGGGCGGCGCACCGCGGGCTCACCGACCCGCAGGACGTCCCCTTGGACAACCTGCCTGCGGCCCTGATGGCGGTGAACTGCGCGGACGATCCCGACCGCCCCGCCGCCGAGCAGGTCGGCAGGGACCTCGGCCGGCTGCGCGCCCGGTACGAGCGGGCATCACCGGTCTTCGGCCGGTACCGGCTCACCCAGGTGCTGATGTGCTACGGCCGCCCCAAGGGCACCGACTTCATCCGTGAGGAGGTCAAGGACCTCGACACCCCGAAGATGCTTCTCGTCGGCACCCGGGGCGACCCGGCCACGCCGTACCGCTGGACGGTGGAGACGGCCGAGCGGCTCGGGTCGTCGGCCGTGGTGCTCGACAACCGGGGCGAGGGCCACACCGGCTACGGCTCCTCCAAGTGCGTGCACCGCAAGGTCGACGCGTTCCTGCTGTACGGCACCCTCCCGCCGGACGGCAGCTCCTGCGGCTCCGACCACGACACCGAGTGA
- the asnB gene encoding asparagine synthase (glutamine-hydrolyzing): MCGITGWVSYDRDLSAEAATLDAMTETMACRGPDDRGVWTEGPAGLGHRRLAIIDLPGGRQPMTAATPNGTVALVYSGEAYNFTELRGELTTRGHRFTTGSDTEVVLRGYLEWGDAVAERLNGMYAFAVWDGRTDRLLLIRDRMGIKPLYYHPTPDGVLFGSEPKAILANPLARRRVGLDGLRELFTMVKTPGHAVWEGMREVEPGTVVTVDRTGVRSRVYWELRTRPHTDDRDTTIATVRSLLDDIVRRQLVADVPRCTLLSGGLDSSAMTALAARQLAAHGERVRSFAVDFAGQADNFVADDLRATPDTPFVHDVARDAGTDHQDIVLDADALADPAVREKVIRARDLPAGLGDMDASLYLLFRAIRERSTVALSGESADEVFGGYQQFFDEEARQADTFPWLVRLGRHFGEDADVLRPELVKALDLESYVADSYRSAVAGVQRLDGESDFEFRMRRISNLHLTRFVRVLLDRKDRASMAVGLEVRVPFCDHRLVEYVYNAPWALKSFDGREKSLLREATADLIPRSVYDRVKSPYPSTQDPKYAVALRDQAKDLLARPDHPVFDLVDPERLRQVAHRDTPVSSQAARRGLERTLDLAMWLDLYAPEVQLA; the protein is encoded by the coding sequence ATGTGCGGCATCACCGGCTGGGTCTCCTACGACCGCGACCTGAGTGCCGAGGCGGCGACCCTCGACGCGATGACCGAGACGATGGCCTGCCGCGGCCCGGACGACCGCGGCGTCTGGACCGAGGGGCCCGCCGGCCTCGGACACCGCAGGCTCGCGATCATCGACCTGCCCGGTGGCCGCCAGCCCATGACCGCCGCCACCCCGAACGGCACCGTCGCCCTCGTCTACTCGGGCGAGGCCTACAACTTCACCGAACTGCGCGGCGAGCTCACCACCCGCGGCCACCGCTTCACCACCGGCTCCGACACCGAGGTCGTCCTGCGCGGCTACCTCGAATGGGGCGACGCCGTCGCCGAGCGCCTGAACGGCATGTACGCCTTCGCCGTCTGGGACGGCCGCACCGACCGGCTCCTGCTGATCCGCGACCGCATGGGCATCAAGCCCCTCTACTACCACCCCACCCCCGACGGCGTCCTGTTCGGGTCCGAGCCCAAGGCGATCCTCGCCAACCCGCTGGCCCGCCGGCGCGTCGGCCTCGACGGCCTGCGCGAGCTGTTCACCATGGTCAAGACCCCTGGACACGCCGTGTGGGAGGGCATGCGCGAGGTCGAGCCCGGCACCGTCGTCACCGTCGACCGCACGGGCGTGCGCAGTCGCGTCTACTGGGAACTGCGCACGCGGCCCCACACCGACGACCGCGACACCACCATCGCCACCGTCCGCTCGCTCCTCGACGACATCGTGCGCCGCCAGCTCGTCGCCGACGTACCCCGCTGCACCCTGCTCTCCGGCGGCCTCGACTCCTCCGCCATGACGGCGCTCGCCGCCCGGCAGCTCGCCGCGCACGGCGAGCGGGTCCGCAGCTTCGCCGTCGACTTCGCGGGCCAAGCCGACAACTTCGTCGCCGACGACCTGCGCGCCACCCCCGACACCCCCTTCGTGCACGACGTGGCCCGGGACGCCGGCACCGATCACCAGGACATCGTGCTGGACGCGGACGCCCTCGCCGACCCCGCGGTACGGGAGAAGGTGATCAGGGCCCGGGACCTGCCGGCCGGTCTCGGCGACATGGACGCCTCGCTCTACCTGCTCTTCCGGGCCATCCGTGAACGGTCCACGGTGGCCCTCTCGGGCGAGTCCGCCGACGAGGTCTTCGGCGGCTACCAGCAGTTCTTCGACGAGGAGGCCCGCCAGGCCGACACCTTCCCCTGGCTGGTGCGCCTCGGCCGGCACTTCGGCGAGGACGCCGACGTCCTGCGCCCGGAGCTGGTCAAGGCCCTGGACCTGGAGTCCTACGTCGCCGACAGCTACCGCTCCGCCGTCGCCGGTGTGCAGCGCCTCGACGGCGAGAGCGACTTCGAGTTCCGGATGCGGCGGATCAGCAACCTGCACCTGACCCGGTTCGTACGGGTTTTGCTCGACCGCAAGGACCGCGCCAGCATGGCCGTCGGCCTGGAGGTCCGGGTGCCGTTCTGCGACCACCGGCTCGTCGAGTACGTCTACAACGCTCCCTGGGCGCTGAAGTCCTTCGACGGCCGGGAGAAGAGCCTGCTCAGGGAGGCGACCGCGGATCTGATCCCGCGGTCCGTGTACGACCGGGTCAAGAGTCCCTACCCGTCCACGCAGGACCCGAAGTACGCGGTGGCCCTCCGGGACCAGGCGAAGGACCTCCTGGCACGGCCGGACCACCCGGTCTTCGACCTCGTCGACCCCGAGCGGCTACGGCAGGTCGCGCACCGGGACACGCCAGTGAGCAGCCAGGCCGCACGCAGGGGCCTGGAACGGACCCTCGACCTGGCGATGTGGCTGGACCTCTACGCACCCGAGGTCCAACTCGCCTGA
- a CDS encoding PP2C family protein-serine/threonine phosphatase: MPSHLSADRPAAQPPGRGSVDALITQTRRLKGDVDAVRRDAEGAESDHPRGRWQRALYDLALHQLNDLDEHLAQLRDGPLPAAAPEPAVPAPGSLLSRVGSAEWNLLTDEASWSGELYQILGRDPAAPPLTLDELPSLVLDEDRPKLTAMVTNCLVDARPIDGEFRIARQGGDVRTVHMMGEPVLDTDGSTASMWAVLRDVSELRRSQRAVSETRDSLPDGQDARTGHRLAVELQEAVLPPWLGSLRLPHRGPRTLDLAARRLPAATNTPIGGDWYDALELTDGETLLSVGDLTGHGVGVTSNMTMLLGAVRGMAMAGAPPGRLMAWLNQLLDATVQPALGSAVCCRYRPGTRTLVWAQAGHPAPLLFRDGTGRVLDAPDGVLLGATSGAVYGQTEETLEVGDLLLLHTDGLVPGHTGTAASNLLLDLAPRLTGTATAQDCVRTVVQEFGECERADNACVLVAKVTS, translated from the coding sequence ATGCCGTCCCACCTCTCCGCGGACCGCCCAGCCGCCCAGCCGCCCGGACGCGGCTCGGTCGACGCGCTGATAACGCAGACGCGGCGGCTCAAGGGCGACGTGGACGCCGTGCGGCGCGACGCCGAGGGAGCGGAGTCGGACCACCCCCGGGGACGCTGGCAGCGCGCCCTGTACGACCTGGCCCTGCACCAGCTCAACGACCTCGACGAGCACCTGGCCCAGCTGCGGGACGGCCCCCTGCCCGCGGCGGCCCCGGAACCCGCCGTGCCCGCACCCGGTTCACTGCTCAGCCGGGTCGGCAGCGCGGAGTGGAACCTGCTGACGGACGAGGCCAGTTGGTCCGGGGAGCTGTACCAGATCCTGGGCCGCGACCCCGCCGCTCCCCCGCTCACCCTCGACGAGCTGCCCTCCCTGGTGCTCGACGAGGACCGGCCGAAGCTGACGGCGATGGTCACGAACTGCCTCGTCGACGCCCGGCCCATCGACGGCGAGTTCCGTATCGCACGCCAGGGCGGCGACGTACGGACCGTGCACATGATGGGCGAACCGGTGCTCGACACGGACGGCAGCACCGCCTCGATGTGGGCCGTGCTGCGGGACGTCAGCGAACTGCGCCGCAGCCAGCGGGCGGTGAGCGAGACCCGTGACTCGCTCCCCGACGGGCAGGACGCACGGACCGGGCACCGGCTCGCGGTCGAGTTGCAGGAGGCCGTGCTGCCGCCGTGGCTCGGCTCCCTGCGGCTCCCGCACCGGGGTCCCAGGACCCTCGACCTCGCGGCCCGGCGCCTGCCGGCGGCCACGAACACGCCGATCGGCGGTGACTGGTACGACGCGCTCGAACTGACCGACGGCGAGACCCTCCTCAGCGTCGGCGACCTCACCGGACACGGCGTCGGTGTCACGTCGAACATGACGATGCTGCTCGGTGCCGTACGCGGCATGGCGATGGCCGGCGCCCCGCCCGGCCGGCTGATGGCCTGGCTGAACCAGTTACTCGACGCCACCGTGCAACCCGCCCTCGGCAGCGCCGTCTGCTGCCGCTACCGCCCCGGGACCCGCACCCTGGTGTGGGCGCAGGCCGGACACCCCGCCCCGCTGCTGTTCCGCGACGGGACGGGGCGTGTGCTGGACGCACCGGACGGCGTCCTGCTCGGCGCCACCTCGGGCGCCGTCTACGGGCAGACCGAAGAGACCCTCGAGGTGGGCGACCTGCTGCTCCTGCACACCGACGGGCTGGTACCCGGGCACACCGGAACGGCGGCCTCGAACCTCCTCCTCGACCTGGCGCCGCGGCTGACCGGGACCGCCACCGCACAGGACTGCGTACGGACGGTGGTCCAGGAGTTCGGCGAATGCGAGCGCGCGGACAACGCCTGCGTGCTCGTCGCCAAGGTCACGTCATAG
- a CDS encoding aminoglycoside phosphotransferase family protein: MYAASSSVSAPPRSLHPRPTDSGPYLAPARPAAPVLGAGRARRGAVLGTQPLSGRLDLSGPQGAQLRTAIASVHRICPEFAPVQVLRRNGRSVLLVGTTGRSSAVAKCLLDHSPAWSERIRHEIAAYRSFVRHRPPVRVPRLIAADPDNCTLVIERMPGRVAALQRHPAEAPPRADIRAALGAICRLNAWRPPAGTFDAPLDYAARISRYHELGLLTDRDLGDLQKLLHGIAQAAGRQGMGQFCHGDALLSNILLSPAGPVLVDWEHAGWYLPGYDLATLWSVLGDAPVARRQISQIAQSAGPASRDAFLVNLMLVLTREIRTYETAVQRSMHDTTPAAPGTAHPGAAPSGEEQRLLLRRLHDDCQMARRAVRAAVGTR, translated from the coding sequence ATGTACGCAGCATCGTCCTCCGTGTCCGCACCGCCCCGGTCGCTGCACCCCCGTCCCACGGACAGCGGCCCCTACCTCGCCCCCGCGCGGCCGGCGGCCCCCGTGCTCGGTGCGGGCAGGGCGCGGCGCGGCGCGGTCCTCGGCACCCAACCGCTCAGCGGGAGACTCGACTTGTCCGGCCCTCAGGGCGCGCAGCTGCGCACGGCGATCGCGTCGGTGCACCGCATCTGCCCGGAGTTCGCCCCGGTGCAGGTCCTGCGCCGCAACGGGCGGTCCGTGCTCCTGGTCGGCACGACCGGTCGCAGCTCGGCCGTCGCCAAGTGTTTACTGGACCACTCCCCCGCCTGGTCCGAGCGGATCCGCCACGAGATAGCGGCGTACCGCTCGTTCGTCCGGCACCGCCCTCCGGTGCGCGTGCCGAGACTGATCGCGGCGGACCCGGACAACTGCACCCTGGTGATCGAGCGGATGCCGGGGCGGGTTGCGGCGCTCCAGCGGCACCCGGCCGAAGCGCCGCCGCGGGCGGACATCAGGGCGGCACTCGGCGCGATCTGCCGGCTGAACGCCTGGCGGCCGCCGGCGGGCACGTTCGACGCCCCGCTGGACTACGCCGCCCGGATCTCCCGGTACCACGAGCTGGGCCTGCTCACCGACCGGGACCTGGGCGATCTCCAGAAACTGCTGCACGGCATCGCGCAGGCGGCCGGGCGGCAGGGCATGGGCCAGTTCTGCCACGGCGACGCACTGCTGTCGAACATCCTCCTGTCACCGGCCGGTCCAGTGCTGGTGGACTGGGAGCACGCGGGCTGGTATCTGCCGGGGTACGACCTGGCGACGCTGTGGTCGGTGCTCGGGGACGCGCCGGTCGCCCGTCGTCAGATCAGCCAGATCGCACAGTCGGCGGGACCGGCGTCCAGGGACGCCTTCCTGGTGAACCTGATGCTGGTGCTGACCCGGGAGATCCGGACGTACGAGACGGCCGTGCAGCGTTCGATGCACGACACGACCCCGGCGGCACCGGGTACGGCCCACCCTGGTGCTGCGCCGTCCGGCGAGGAGCAGCGGCTGCTGCTGCGGCGGCTGCACGACGACTGTCAGATGGCCCGGCGGGCCGTGCGCGCGGCGGTCGGCACTCGCTGA
- a CDS encoding CGNR zinc finger domain-containing protein: MREPISRDARLALELALTIRHDGNGGVADDLTDPAGLTAWVRTHSEALPDAGRFTADAAQLATVRDLRAAVRALFARAVRPGEPSPADAARLLPVPEAVRRLNEAAARTPTVPVLNWPEGTGPEVRQRPVRGGDDLTSALAHAVIAFLASPDRDRLRACRAPRCVRYFLKDHPRQEWCNPSCGNRARVARHHRRHRTTA; this comes from the coding sequence ATGCGGGAACCGATCAGCAGGGACGCCCGGCTCGCCCTGGAGCTGGCCCTCACCATCCGGCACGACGGCAACGGCGGTGTCGCCGACGACCTGACCGACCCGGCAGGCCTGACCGCCTGGGTCCGGACACACTCCGAGGCCCTGCCGGACGCCGGCCGTTTCACGGCCGACGCCGCGCAGCTCGCCACCGTCCGCGACCTGCGGGCCGCCGTCCGCGCACTCTTCGCCCGCGCCGTGCGCCCCGGCGAGCCGAGCCCCGCCGACGCGGCCCGTCTCCTGCCCGTACCCGAGGCCGTACGGCGCCTCAACGAGGCAGCCGCCCGCACCCCCACCGTGCCCGTCCTGAACTGGCCCGAGGGGACCGGACCCGAGGTCCGTCAGCGGCCCGTACGCGGCGGCGACGACCTGACCTCCGCCCTCGCGCACGCCGTGATCGCGTTCCTCGCGAGCCCCGACCGCGACCGGCTGCGGGCCTGCCGCGCGCCCCGCTGCGTGCGGTACTTCCTCAAGGACCACCCGCGCCAGGAGTGGTGCAATCCGTCCTGCGGCAACCGCGCCCGGGTGGCCCGCCACCACCGACGGCACCGGACGACGGCGTAG
- a CDS encoding universal stress protein: MSTLPVIAAVDGSDDSLRALEWALDAARRRSAPLRVVHVRQYAHWAQPEVLAAGPPDPHDDPVLDRVRAHLESLSARPDTEYLALEGAPGAVLPELGSSAQLLVLGSRGRGGFASLLLGSNGMAAARDAECPVVVVPRPGRDVHGETRPGPGSRVVVGLKVDGPDEATLEFAFAEATRRGARLQAVAAYPWPAQPWMMPGELPPPIVDQNVIEDETRILAEGFLAPYRERHPDVAVETVPAAGDAAGHLVAASPGADLVVVGRHRRHLLAPARMMGSVTHAVLLHAASPVAVVPPAPPED, encoded by the coding sequence ATGAGCACCCTGCCGGTCATCGCGGCGGTCGACGGTTCGGACGACAGCCTGCGCGCCCTGGAGTGGGCCCTCGACGCGGCCCGCCGGCGTTCGGCACCCCTGCGTGTGGTGCATGTACGTCAGTACGCCCACTGGGCGCAGCCCGAGGTGCTGGCCGCCGGACCGCCGGACCCGCACGACGACCCGGTGCTCGACCGGGTCCGCGCCCACCTGGAGAGCCTCTCCGCCCGGCCGGACACGGAGTACCTCGCCCTGGAGGGCGCCCCCGGCGCCGTCCTGCCCGAACTGGGCTCCTCCGCCCAGCTGCTGGTCCTCGGTTCCCGGGGCCGCGGCGGTTTCGCCAGCCTGCTGCTCGGCTCCAACGGCATGGCCGCCGCCCGCGACGCCGAGTGCCCCGTCGTGGTGGTGCCCCGGCCCGGGCGCGACGTCCACGGTGAGACGCGGCCCGGTCCCGGCTCCCGCGTGGTCGTCGGCCTGAAGGTGGACGGTCCCGACGAGGCCACACTCGAGTTCGCCTTCGCCGAGGCCACCCGGCGCGGCGCCCGGCTCCAGGCGGTCGCCGCCTACCCGTGGCCCGCGCAGCCCTGGATGATGCCCGGCGAGCTGCCCCCGCCGATCGTCGACCAGAACGTCATCGAGGACGAGACCCGGATCCTCGCCGAGGGATTCCTCGCCCCCTACCGCGAACGGCACCCCGACGTCGCGGTCGAGACGGTTCCGGCGGCGGGCGACGCCGCCGGACACCTCGTGGCGGCCTCGCCGGGCGCCGACCTCGTCGTCGTGGGCCGTCACCGGCGGCACCTGCTGGCACCCGCCCGCATGATGGGCTCGGTCACCCACGCCGTCCTGCTGCACGCCGCGAGCCCCGTCGCGGTGGTCCCGCCGGCACCACCGGAGGACTGA
- a CDS encoding DUF397 domain-containing protein, producing the protein MAETTTQQRPLTGWDKPELDLTNAQWQSSSRGRGDVQIAFVEGFIAMRNSARPESPSLIFTPAEWGAFVSGAREGEFDLT; encoded by the coding sequence GTGGCCGAGACCACCACCCAGCAGCGCCCGCTCACGGGCTGGGACAAGCCGGAGCTGGACCTCACCAACGCACAGTGGCAGTCCAGCAGCCGGGGGCGGGGGGATGTCCAGATCGCCTTCGTAGAGGGCTTCATCGCCATGCGGAACAGTGCCCGTCCGGAGAGCCCCTCCCTGATCTTCACGCCCGCCGAGTGGGGCGCGTTCGTGTCGGGAGCGCGGGAAGGGGAGTTCGACCTCACCTGA
- a CDS encoding thiolase domain-containing protein produces the protein MSKEPVAVVGIGQTKHVAARRDVSIAGLVREAARRALDDAELTWADIDAVVIGKAPDFFEGVMMPELYLADALGAVGKPMLRVHTAGSVGGSTALVAANLVAARVHGTVLTLAFEKQSESNAMWGLSLPIPAQQPLLAGAGGFFAPHIRAYMRRSGAPETIGALVAYKDRRNALRNPYAHLHEHDITLDKVMASPMLWDPVRYSETCPSSDGACAMVLTDRAGAARAPRPPAWMLGGAMRSEPTLFAGKDFVSPRAGQDCAADVYRQAGITDPRREIDGAEIYVPFSWYEPMWLENLGFAGEGEGWKLTEAGVTELDGDLPVNMSGGVLSTNPIGASGMIRFAEAALQVRGQAGEHQVEGARRVLGHAYGGGSQFFSMWLVGAEPPDS, from the coding sequence ATGAGCAAGGAGCCCGTGGCCGTCGTCGGCATCGGCCAGACCAAGCACGTCGCGGCACGCCGGGACGTGTCGATCGCGGGACTCGTCCGGGAGGCGGCCCGACGGGCCCTGGACGACGCCGAGCTGACCTGGGCCGACATCGACGCCGTCGTGATCGGCAAGGCGCCCGACTTCTTCGAGGGCGTCATGATGCCGGAGCTCTACCTCGCCGACGCGCTCGGCGCCGTCGGCAAACCCATGCTCCGGGTGCACACCGCGGGTTCGGTCGGCGGTTCCACCGCCCTCGTCGCCGCGAACCTCGTCGCGGCCCGCGTCCACGGCACCGTCCTCACCCTCGCCTTCGAAAAGCAGTCCGAGTCGAACGCCATGTGGGGGCTGTCCCTGCCCATCCCCGCCCAGCAGCCCCTGCTCGCGGGAGCCGGCGGGTTCTTCGCCCCGCACATCCGCGCCTACATGCGGCGCAGCGGCGCCCCCGAGACGATCGGCGCCCTGGTCGCCTACAAGGACCGCCGCAACGCCCTGCGGAACCCCTACGCCCACCTGCACGAGCACGACATCACCCTCGACAAGGTCATGGCCTCGCCCATGCTGTGGGATCCGGTCCGCTACTCGGAGACCTGCCCCTCCTCCGACGGCGCCTGCGCCATGGTCCTCACCGACCGCGCCGGAGCCGCCCGGGCGCCGCGACCGCCCGCCTGGATGCTCGGCGGCGCGATGCGCAGCGAGCCGACCCTCTTCGCCGGCAAGGACTTCGTCTCCCCGCGGGCCGGGCAGGACTGCGCGGCCGACGTCTACCGGCAGGCCGGGATCACCGACCCGCGCCGCGAGATCGACGGCGCCGAGATCTACGTCCCGTTCTCCTGGTACGAGCCGATGTGGCTGGAGAACCTCGGCTTCGCCGGCGAGGGCGAAGGGTGGAAGCTCACCGAGGCGGGCGTGACCGAACTGGACGGGGACCTGCCCGTCAACATGTCGGGCGGCGTGCTGTCCACCAACCCCATCGGCGCCTCCGGCATGATCCGCTTCGCGGAGGCGGCCCTCCAGGTGCGCGGACAGGCCGGGGAACACCAGGTGGAAGGCGCCCGCAGGGTCCTCGGGCACGCCTACGGCGGCGGCTCGCAGTTCTTCTCCATGTGGCTGGTGGGAGCCGAGCCGCCGGACTCCTGA